One Festucalex cinctus isolate MCC-2025b chromosome 1, RoL_Fcin_1.0, whole genome shotgun sequence genomic region harbors:
- the LOC144003917 gene encoding CCN family member 1 isoform X3 translates to MGTLLLLAVMQAVTVALVTAECPVVCECLAEPPSCPPGVSSVPDGCSCCKVCAAQLNQDCHEGRPCDHHKGLECNYGNDVGRTHGICRAKAEGRSCEYNGRIYQNGENFRAGCKHQCTCIDGAVGCVPLCPSHLPLASPSCPAPHLVKVPGQCCLSIDCHRGTTVVPPVYRRPRPPAYPPYPFIPYPAYPYVKPYAKPYQKLYPYKPKKQTDTLGNELVEVGGKWDKLRSHKHLAAWRQVGDQCVVQTTSWSQCSRSCGMGISSRVTNDNARCKLVKESRLCNIRPCSSMSIPAKKGRKCSRTHKAPEPHRLSYAGCRSTRLHRPNYCGVCRDGRCCRPRRTRTASVTFACPDGERFTRSVMFIQSCKCSDECNHLNEAAMPPQLWLYGDTHKFIDDLVD, encoded by the exons ATGGGGACGCTGCTGTTACTTGCTGTCATGCAAGCGGTGACAGTCGCTTTg GTGACTGCAGAGTGTCCGGTGGTGTGCGAGTGTCTGGCCGAACCGCCATCCTGTCCCCCGGGGGTCAGTTCTGTCCCGGATGGATGCAGCTGCTGCAAAGTGTGCGCCGCTcagctgaaccaggactgccaTGAAGGACGGCCCTGTGACCATCATAAAGGCCTGGAGTGCAACTACGGCAATGATGTTGGCCGTACACACGGCATCTGCAGGG CAAAGGCAGAAGGCCGCTCCTGCGAATACAATGGGCGCATCTATCAAAACGGCGAGAACTTTCGAGCCGGCTGCAAGCACCAGTGCACCTGCATCGACGGTGCCGTGGGTTGCGTGCCCCTTTGCCCCAGCCACCTGCCCCTGGCGTCACCTTCCTGTCCGGCCCCGCACCTGGTCAAGGTGCCGGGCCAGTGCTGCCTCAGCATCGACTGCCACAGGGGAACAACCGTGGTGCCGCCGGTGTACCGGCGGCCTCGACCTCCCGCTTACCCGCCGTACCCCTTCATCCCCTACCCAGCTTACCCTTACGTGAAGCCGTACGCAAAACCTTACCAGAAGCTGTATCCCTACAAACCCAAAAAGCAGACGGATACCCTGGGAAACGAGCTCGTGGAGGTGGGCGGCAAATGGGACAAGCTGCGCAGCCACAAGCACCTGGCAG CCTGGAGGCAGGTGGGAGATCAGTGCGTGGTGCAGACCACTTCCTGGTCCCAGTGTTCTCGCAGCTGCGGGATGGGCATTTCCTCTCGGGTAACCAATGACAATGCTCGCTGTAAGCTGGTCAAGGAGAGCCGTCTTTGCAACATACGGCCCTGCAGCTCCATGTCGATCCCGGCCAAG AAGGGAAGGAAGTGCTCCCGAACCCACAAGGCCCCCGAGCCGCACCGCCTGTCCTACGCCGGCTGCCGAAGCACACGGCTGCACAGGCCCAACTACTGCGGGGTGTGCAGAGACGGCCGCTGCTGCCGGCCTCGTCGCACGCGGACCGCCAGCGTCACCTTCGCTTGCCCCGATGGCGAGCGCTTCACCAGATCCGTCATGTTTATCCAGTCGTGCAAATGCAGCGACGAGTGCAACCATCTCAACGAGGCGGCCATGCCCCCGCAGCTCTGGCTCTACGGAGACACACACAAGTTCATTGACGATTTGGTTGACTAG
- the LOC144005855 gene encoding ATP-dependent RNA helicase DDX39A produces the protein MRFGFTAVVAAIQVKKMTENDVDNELLDYEDDEEPQGAPESRPPAGKKEVKGSYVSIHSSGFRDFLLKPELLRAIIDCGFEHPSEVQHECIPQAILGMDILCQAKSGMGKTAVFVLATLQQIEPVDGQIAVLVMCHTRELAFQISKEYERFSKYMPAVKTVVFFGGLPIKNDEDVLKKNCPHIVVGTPGRILALVRNKTLSLKYVKHFVLDECDKMLEHLDMRCDVQDIFRITPHEKQVMMFSATLSKEIRPVCRKFMQDPMEVFVDDETKLTLHGLQQYYCKLKDSEKNRKLFDLLDALEFNQVVIFVKKIQRCIALSQLLVEQNFPAIAIHKGMAQEERLSRYQQFKDFQRRILVATNLFGRGMDIERVNIVFNYDMPEDSDTYLHRVARAGRFGTKGLAITFVSDETDAKTLNDVQDRFEVNVAELPDEIDISSYIEQSR, from the exons ATGCGGTTTGGATTCACTGCTGTAGTCGCAGCTATTCAG GTCAAAAAGATGACTGAGAACGATGTCGATAATGAGCTGCTCGACTACGAAGATGATGAAGAACCCCAAGGAGCACCCGAGAGTAGACCCCCCGCTGGCAAGAAGGAGGTGAAGGGATCCTACGTTTCAATACACAGTTCCGGCTTCAGGGACTTCCTGCTCAAACCAGAGTTACTTCGCGCCATTATCGACTGTGGCTTTGAACATCCATCAGAAG TCCAGCATGAATGCATCCCACAAGCCATCTTGGGTATGGACATCCTTTGCCAAGCCAAATCCGGCATGGGCAAGACAGCCGTGTTTGTTTTAGCCACTCTTCAACAGATTGAACCAGTTGATGGACAG ATAGCGGTACTAGTCATGTGCCATACGCGAGAGCTGGCCTTCCAGATTAGCAAAGAATACGAGCGCTTCTCCAAGTACATGCCCGCGGTCAAAACGGTGGTATTCTTCGGCGGGCTGCCCATCAAGAATGATGAGGATGTCCTGAAGAAGAACTGCCCCCATATAGTCGTCGGAACGCCGGGCCGCATCCTCGCTCTCGTCCGGAACAAGACGCTCAGTCTGAAATATGTCAAACATTTTGTCCTGGATGAGTGTGACAAAATGTTGGAGCATCTTG ACATGAGGTGTGACGTACAAGACATCTTCAGAATCACGCCCCACGAGAAGCAGGTCATGATGTTTAGTGCCACGCTCAGCAAGGAGATCCGACCGGTCTGTCGTAAATTCATGCAGGAC CCCATGGAGGTGTTTGTGGATGACGAGACCAAACTGACGCTTCACGGGCTGCAACAGTACTACTGCAAGTTGAAGGACAGCGAGAAGAACCGCAAGCTCTTTGACCTGCTCGACGCGTTGGAGTTTAACCAG GTGGTGATCTTTGTCAAGAAAATCCAGCGCTGCATCGCCTTGTCACAGCTTCTGGTGGAGCAGAATTTCCCCGCCATCGCCATCCACAAGGGGATGGCCCAGGAGGAGAG ACTGTCTCGCTATCAGCAATTCAAAGACTTCCAAAGGCGCATTTTGGTGGCCACCAACCTCTTTGGCCGAGGGATGGATATCGAACGAGTCAATATAGTCTTCAACTACGACATGCCAGAAGATTCAGACACGTATTTACACAGG GTTGCCCGCGCTGGCAGGTTTGGCACTAAAGGCCTGGCAATAACGTTTGTGTCGGACGAGACCGACGCCAAGACTCTCAACGACGTGCAGGACCGCTTTGAGGTCAACGTGGCCGAGCTGCCGGATGAAATTGACATCTCCTCTTACA TTGAGCAGTCCAGATGA
- the LOC144003917 gene encoding CCN family member 1 isoform X2 produces the protein MQVTAECPVVCECLAEPPSCPPGVSSVPDGCSCCKVCAAQLNQDCHEGRPCDHHKGLECNYGNDVGRTHGICRAKAEGRSCEYNGRIYQNGENFRAGCKHQCTCIDGAVGCVPLCPSHLPLASPSCPAPHLVKVPGQCCLSIDCHRGTTVVPPVYRRPRPPAYPPYPFIPYPAYPYVKPYAKPYQKLYPYKPKKQTDTLGNELVEVGGKWDKLRSHKHLAAWRQVGDQCVVQTTSWSQCSRSCGMGISSRVTNDNARCKLVKESRLCNIRPCSSMSIPAKVRREGSAPEPTRPPSRTACPTPAAEAHGCTGPTTAGCAETAAAAGLVARGPPASPSLAPMASASPDPSCLSSRANAATSATISTRRPCPRSSGSTETHTSSLTIWLTSFQDSTFLSTTFRNINIPTRCSATGTCTDRR, from the exons ATGCAG GTGACTGCAGAGTGTCCGGTGGTGTGCGAGTGTCTGGCCGAACCGCCATCCTGTCCCCCGGGGGTCAGTTCTGTCCCGGATGGATGCAGCTGCTGCAAAGTGTGCGCCGCTcagctgaaccaggactgccaTGAAGGACGGCCCTGTGACCATCATAAAGGCCTGGAGTGCAACTACGGCAATGATGTTGGCCGTACACACGGCATCTGCAGGG CAAAGGCAGAAGGCCGCTCCTGCGAATACAATGGGCGCATCTATCAAAACGGCGAGAACTTTCGAGCCGGCTGCAAGCACCAGTGCACCTGCATCGACGGTGCCGTGGGTTGCGTGCCCCTTTGCCCCAGCCACCTGCCCCTGGCGTCACCTTCCTGTCCGGCCCCGCACCTGGTCAAGGTGCCGGGCCAGTGCTGCCTCAGCATCGACTGCCACAGGGGAACAACCGTGGTGCCGCCGGTGTACCGGCGGCCTCGACCTCCCGCTTACCCGCCGTACCCCTTCATCCCCTACCCAGCTTACCCTTACGTGAAGCCGTACGCAAAACCTTACCAGAAGCTGTATCCCTACAAACCCAAAAAGCAGACGGATACCCTGGGAAACGAGCTCGTGGAGGTGGGCGGCAAATGGGACAAGCTGCGCAGCCACAAGCACCTGGCAG CCTGGAGGCAGGTGGGAGATCAGTGCGTGGTGCAGACCACTTCCTGGTCCCAGTGTTCTCGCAGCTGCGGGATGGGCATTTCCTCTCGGGTAACCAATGACAATGCTCGCTGTAAGCTGGTCAAGGAGAGCCGTCTTTGCAACATACGGCCCTGCAGCTCCATGTCGATCCCGGCCAAGGTGAG AAGGGAAGGAAGTGCTCCCGAACCCACAAGGCCCCCGAGCCGCACCGCCTGTCCTACGCCGGCTGCCGAAGCACACGGCTGCACAGGCCCAACTACTGCGGGGTGTGCAGAGACGGCCGCTGCTGCCGGCCTCGTCGCACGCGGACCGCCAGCGTCACCTTCGCTTGCCCCGATGGCGAGCGCTTCACCAGATCCGTCATGTTTATCCAGTCGTGCAAATGCAGCGACGAGTGCAACCATCTCAACGAGGCGGCCATGCCCCCGCAGCTCTGGCTCTACGGAGACACACACAAGTTCATTGACGATTTGGTTGACTAGCTTCCAAGACTCTACATTCCTATCAACAACTTTCAGAAACATTAACATCCCCACCCGATGCAGTGCCACAGGCACGTGTACAGATAGACGGTAG
- the txn2 gene encoding thioredoxin, mitochondrial, with product MAHRLLVCRIWTLSAKEIRCLPASSTAIASTSFSTSLQPSSSQVSFLSPSHGLPRSFTHTTRRQVSFNVQDNEDFTERVINSQLPVLIDFHAQWCGPCKILGPRLEKAVAKQKGRVAMAKVDIDDHTDLAIEYGVSAVPTVIAMRGGDVVDHFVGIKDDDELDSFVSKVIGK from the exons ATGGCTCATCGGCTGCTAGTGTGCAGGATTTGGACGCTCTCTGCAAAAGAGATCCGCTGCCTACCAGCATCCTCCACCGCCATCGCCTCCACTTCCTTTTCCACCTCCCTGCAGCCTTCCTCGTCCCAGGTCTCCTTCCTCTCCCCTTCACATGGTCTGCCCCGCAGTTTTACTCACACCACCCGCCGTCAAGTCTCATTCAATGTGCAGGACAACGAGGATTTCACAGAGAGGGTCATCAACAGTCAACTGCCAGTGCTGATTGACTTCCATGCACA gtGGTGCGGTCCTTGTAAAATCCTTGGACCAAGGTTGGAGAAAGCTgttgcaaaacaaaaaggccGTGTGGCCATGGCAAAAGTAGACATTGACGATCACACAGACTTGGCTATTGAATATGGG GTGTCTGCCGTTCCAACAGTTATCGCCATGAGAGGAGGTGACGTCGTGGACCATTTTGTGGGGatcaaagatgatgatgaactgGACTCGTTTGTCAGCAAGGTCATTGGGAAGTAA
- the LOC144003917 gene encoding CCN family member 1 isoform X1 has protein sequence MGTLLLLAVMQAVTVALVTAECPVVCECLAEPPSCPPGVSSVPDGCSCCKVCAAQLNQDCHEGRPCDHHKGLECNYGNDVGRTHGICRAKAEGRSCEYNGRIYQNGENFRAGCKHQCTCIDGAVGCVPLCPSHLPLASPSCPAPHLVKVPGQCCLSIDCHRGTTVVPPVYRRPRPPAYPPYPFIPYPAYPYVKPYAKPYQKLYPYKPKKQTDTLGNELVEVGGKWDKLRSHKHLAAWRQVGDQCVVQTTSWSQCSRSCGMGISSRVTNDNARCKLVKESRLCNIRPCSSMSIPAKVRREGSAPEPTRPPSRTACPTPAAEAHGCTGPTTAGCAETAAAAGLVARGPPASPSLAPMASASPDPSCLSSRANAATSATISTRRPCPRSSGSTETHTSSLTIWLTSFQDSTFLSTTFRNINIPTRCSATGTCTDRR, from the exons ATGGGGACGCTGCTGTTACTTGCTGTCATGCAAGCGGTGACAGTCGCTTTg GTGACTGCAGAGTGTCCGGTGGTGTGCGAGTGTCTGGCCGAACCGCCATCCTGTCCCCCGGGGGTCAGTTCTGTCCCGGATGGATGCAGCTGCTGCAAAGTGTGCGCCGCTcagctgaaccaggactgccaTGAAGGACGGCCCTGTGACCATCATAAAGGCCTGGAGTGCAACTACGGCAATGATGTTGGCCGTACACACGGCATCTGCAGGG CAAAGGCAGAAGGCCGCTCCTGCGAATACAATGGGCGCATCTATCAAAACGGCGAGAACTTTCGAGCCGGCTGCAAGCACCAGTGCACCTGCATCGACGGTGCCGTGGGTTGCGTGCCCCTTTGCCCCAGCCACCTGCCCCTGGCGTCACCTTCCTGTCCGGCCCCGCACCTGGTCAAGGTGCCGGGCCAGTGCTGCCTCAGCATCGACTGCCACAGGGGAACAACCGTGGTGCCGCCGGTGTACCGGCGGCCTCGACCTCCCGCTTACCCGCCGTACCCCTTCATCCCCTACCCAGCTTACCCTTACGTGAAGCCGTACGCAAAACCTTACCAGAAGCTGTATCCCTACAAACCCAAAAAGCAGACGGATACCCTGGGAAACGAGCTCGTGGAGGTGGGCGGCAAATGGGACAAGCTGCGCAGCCACAAGCACCTGGCAG CCTGGAGGCAGGTGGGAGATCAGTGCGTGGTGCAGACCACTTCCTGGTCCCAGTGTTCTCGCAGCTGCGGGATGGGCATTTCCTCTCGGGTAACCAATGACAATGCTCGCTGTAAGCTGGTCAAGGAGAGCCGTCTTTGCAACATACGGCCCTGCAGCTCCATGTCGATCCCGGCCAAGGTGAG AAGGGAAGGAAGTGCTCCCGAACCCACAAGGCCCCCGAGCCGCACCGCCTGTCCTACGCCGGCTGCCGAAGCACACGGCTGCACAGGCCCAACTACTGCGGGGTGTGCAGAGACGGCCGCTGCTGCCGGCCTCGTCGCACGCGGACCGCCAGCGTCACCTTCGCTTGCCCCGATGGCGAGCGCTTCACCAGATCCGTCATGTTTATCCAGTCGTGCAAATGCAGCGACGAGTGCAACCATCTCAACGAGGCGGCCATGCCCCCGCAGCTCTGGCTCTACGGAGACACACACAAGTTCATTGACGATTTGGTTGACTAGCTTCCAAGACTCTACATTCCTATCAACAACTTTCAGAAACATTAACATCCCCACCCGATGCAGTGCCACAGGCACGTGTACAGATAGACGGTAG